One genomic region from Magallana gigas chromosome 3, xbMagGiga1.1, whole genome shotgun sequence encodes:
- the LOC105321580 gene encoding ras-like protein family member 10B, with protein sequence MMTSSQIDPDNQKIKLAILGAPGVGKTSIAKQFVHNYFTEDYEPTDQRELYYPSIIINDHLYDLKIIDCPYIPYFPVNSLYEWTDFRGYGLRNATAYILVYDITSEDSFQYIKTLREQILESRNMHDVPIFVVGNKHDLADERGLSRREVANVVKKQWKCGYVECSAKFNWHIILLFKELMKTIDYIDHGHKPTSVRVQAALRRNRCVIL encoded by the coding sequence ATGATGACCTCAAGTCAAATTGATCCAGACAATCAAAAAATAAAGCTGGCCATCTTAGGAGCTCCAGGGGTGGGAAAGACATCTATCGCTAAACAGTTTGTCCACAACTATTTCACAGAAGACTACGAGCCCACGGACCAGAGAGAGCTGTACTATCCCTCCATCATCATCAACGACCACCTGTATGACCTCAAAATCATCGACTGTCCCTACATTCCCTACTTCCCGGTGAACTCTCTCTATGAATGGACGGATTTCCGCGGCTATGGACTCAGAAACGCGACCGCGTACATTCTCGTGTATGATATCACATCGGAAGACAGCTTCCAGTACATTAAAACCTTGCGTGAACAAATTCTGGAGAGCAGGAACATGCACGATGTTCCAATATTTGTTGTGGGAAACAAACATGACTTGGCGGACGAGAGGGGCTTGTCCCGGCGAGAGGTGGCCAATGTGGTCAAGAAACAGTGGAAGTGTGGGTACGTGGAATGTTCGGCCAAATTCAATTGGCATATTATTCTGTTGTTCAAGGAACTAATGAAGACGATAGATTATATTGATCATGGACATAAACCCACTTCCGTCCGGGTACAAGCCGCACTCAGAAGAAACCGGTGCGTTATTCTGTAG